One genomic region from Sander lucioperca isolate FBNREF2018 chromosome 3, SLUC_FBN_1.2, whole genome shotgun sequence encodes:
- the tars3 gene encoding threonine--tRNA ligase 1, cytoplasmic isoform X1, which produces MAECLAARLSAQEEQIRLLSKEISTLRDGLSRGLDAVGAAAVSPEVESLRTENEKLNYRLLHLRRALRAELEQEETQGKKQQGVKCGKAPEKNHSKEEQTNNRANKKVATPDTKPGDKNKKEKKQDKGQGNGAVKEQKSLPGYVAERLSLYEELKRESDSLLAKRAADSKPITVELPDGRKVAGKAWVTTPYQLACDISQGLADNAVISRVNGELWDLDRPLERDCSLEILRFDNEDAQAVYWHSSAHILGEAMEHFYGGCLCYGPPIENGFYYDMFLDGQKGVSSTEFGDLETLCKAVVKEKQPFERLEISKETLLKMFKYNKFKCRILNEKVSTPTTTVYRCGPLIDLCRGPHVRHTGKIKAMKIYKNSSTYWEGRSDMETLQRIYGISFPDSKMLKEWERFQEEAKNRDHRKIGKDQELFFFHDLSPGSCFFMPRGAYIYNTLTEFIRDEYWRRGFQEVASPNIYNSKLWETSGHWQHYSENMFSFPVEDDIFALKPMNCPGHCLMFSHRPRSWRELPLRLADFGVLHRNELSGTLTGLTRVRRFQQDDAHIFCTMDQIESEMKGCLDFLRCVYDVFGFSFQLYLSTRPEKYLGDIAVWNQAEKQLENSLNEFGEPWKLNPGDGAFYGPKIDIKIKDAIGRYHQCATIQLDFQLPIRFNLTFVGKDGDDKARPVIIHRAILGSVERMIAILTENYAGKWPLWLSPRQVMLVPVNPSCEDYAKRVCKQFTEGGFMADADLDSSCLLNKKIRNAQLAQYNFILVVGEKEKMTNGVNVRTRDNKVHGELSVAEVLARLTLLKQCRCPNAEEEF; this is translated from the exons ATGGCGGAGTGCTTGGCCGCACGTTTGTCCGCCCAGGAGGAGCAAATTCGGCTCCTCTCCAAAGAGATCTCCACTCTCCGGGATGGATTGAGTCGAGGTCTGGATGCCGTCGGTGCTGCGGCGGTCTCCCCAGAAGTGGAGAGCCTGCGGACCGAAAATGAGAAGCTGAATTACCGGCTGCTGCATCTCCGACGGGCTCTGCGGGCGGAGCTGGAGCAGGAGGAGACGCAGGGAAAGAAACAACAAGGAGTGAAGTGTGGCAAAGCTCCGGAGAAAAACCACAGCAAAGAGGAGCAGACGAACAACCGAGCTAATAAAAAG GTGGCAACCCCGGATACCAAACCAGGTGACAAAaacaagaaggagaagaagcagGATAAAGGACAAGGAAACGGAGCTGTGAAAGAG CAGAAGTCGTTGCCTGGATACGTTGCTGAGCGTCTCAGCCTCTACGAGGAGCTGAAGAGGGAGAGTGATTCCCTGCTGGCAAAGAGAGCTGCTGACAGCAAGCCCATTACCGTGGAGTTGCCAGACGGACGTAAGGTGGCGGGCAAAGCTTGGGTCACCACACCATACCAGTTGGCTTGTGATATCAG CCAGGGCCTGGCTGACAACGCTGTGATTTCTCGGGTGAATGGGGAGCTTTGGGACCTGGACAGACCACTCGAGCGGGACTGCTCTCTTGAGATTTTGCGCTTTGACAATGAGGATGCTCAGGCT GTGTATTGGCACTCCAGTGCCCACATTTTGGGGGAGGCAATGGAGCACTTTTATGGAGGATGTTTGTGTTATGGACCCCCCATTGAGAATGGTTTCTATTATGACATGTTCCTGGATGGACAGAA GGGAGTGTCCAGCACTGAATTTGGGGATCTGGAGACTTTGTGTAAGGCTGTGGTGAAGGAAAAACAGCCATTTGAGAGGCTTGAGATCAGCAAGGAGACTCTGTTGAAGATGTTTAAG TACAACAAATTCAAGTGCCGCATTCTGAATGAGAAAGTCAGCACCCCCACTACTACAGTCTACAG ATGTGGGCCCTTGATTGACTTGTGCAGAGGTCCCCATGTCAGACATACAGGCAAGATCAAGGCCATGAAGATCTACAAG AACTCTTCAACCTACTGGGAGGGCCGCTCTGACATGGAGACTTTACAGAGGATCTATGGGATTTCCTTCCCAGACTCAAAGATGCTGAAGGAGTGGGAACGTTTCCAGGAGGAGGCCAAGAATCGAGACCATCGCAAGATTGGCAAA GATCAGGAGCTGTTCTTCTTCCATGATCTCAGCCCTGGCAGTTGTTTCTTCATGCCACGCGGAGCCTACATCTACAATACACTCACCGAGTTCATCAGG gATGAGTACTGGAGAAGAGGCTTTCAGGAAGTAGCCTCCCCCAACATCTATAACAGCAAACTGTGGGAGACATCTGGCCACTGGCAACACTACAGCGAAAACATGTTCTCCTTCCCCGTGGAAGACGACATCTTTGCACTCAAGCCCATGAACTGCCCCGGACACTG TCTGATGTTCAGCCACAGGCCTCGCTCGTGGAGGGAGCTTCCTCTGAGGCTGGCAGATTTCGGGGTACTCCACAGAAATGAGCTGTCAGGAACACTAACTGGGCTGACCAGAGTGCGGCGTTTCCAGCAGGATGACGCTCACATTTTCTGCACCATGGATCAG ATCGAGTCCGAGATGAAGGGCTGTCTGGACTTCCTCCGCTGTGTTTACGATGTGTTCGGATTCTCCTTCCAGCTGTACCTCTCCACTCGTCCAGAGAAGTATCTGGGTGACATCGCCGTGTGGAACCAGGCTGAAAAG CAACTGGAGAACAGCCTGAATGAGTTTGGGGAGCCATGGAAACTCAACCCTGGAGACGGTGCTTTTTATGGACCTAAG ATTGACATTAAGATCAAAGATGCAATTGGACGTTACCACCAGTGTGCAACCATTCAGCTGGACTTCCAGCTGCCTATCCGCTTCAACCTGACATTTGTGGG GAAGGATGGGGATGACAAAGCCCGACCAGTCATCATCCACCGTGCCATCTTGGGCTCAGTGGAGAGGATGATTGCCATTCTCACAGAGAACTATGCAGGCAAATG GCCTCTGTGGCTCTCTCCACGTCAGGTGATGTTAGTGCCTGTCAACCCTTCCTGTGAGGATTATGCGAAGAGG GTGTGTAAGCAGTTTACCGAAGGTGGTTTCATGGCAGATGCTGACCTAGACTCCAGCTGTCTTCTAAACAAGAAAATCCGCAATGCTCAGTTGGCCCAATATAACTTCATTCTTG TGGTcggagagaaggagaagatGACTAACGGCGTCAATGTGCGCACGAGGGACAACAAAGTCCACGGAGAACTGTCGGTGGCCGAGGTGCTGGCTCGACTGACCCTGCTCAAACAATGCCGCTGTCCAAACGCGGAGGAGGAGTTCTGA
- the ulk3 gene encoding serine/threonine-protein kinase ULK3 isoform X3, translating into MASNSSFAPPKLSDFILTERLGSGTYATVYKAYRKGDSREVVAVKVVGKKSLNRASTENLLTEIEILKTMRHPHIVQLKDFQWDADNIYLIMEWCSGGDLCRFIRSRRILPERVARSFLQQMACALQFLHERNISHLDLKPQNILLSGSVLKLADFGFAQYMSPWDEQSVLRGSPLYMAPEMVCRRQYDSRVDLWSVGVILYEALFGRAPFASRSYAELEEKIRSNQPIELPPGARVSKDCRDLLLRLLERNPDARITFAEFFTHPFVDMEHMPSAESLVKAKELVLQAVQKDQEGERSAALSLYCSALEHFVPSIHYETDRQRKDALRQKVSQYVSRAEELKALVASDNRRSFEEARTSRDVLREMSRDQPRLLAALEVASAAIAKEESGMDDHEALDVYQQCLGELLLALAD; encoded by the exons ATGGCTTCAAACTCCAGCTTTGCTCCTCCAAAACTGTCCGACTTCATCCTCACAGAGCGGCTGGGCAGTGGTACCTATGCTACCGTCTACAAAGCCTACAGAAAG GGGGACAGTCGAGAGGTGGTGGCAGTGAAGGTGGTTGGGAAGAAGAGTCTAAACAGGGCATCTACAGAAAACCTGCTCACAGAGATTGAAATCCTCAAGACGATGCGTCACCCTCATATAGTCCAGCTAAAAGACTTTCAG TGGGATGCTGATAATATTTATCTGATCATGGAGTGGTGTTCTGGTGGAGATCTCTGCCGCTTCATTCGCAGCCGCAGGATTTTACCGGAGAGGGTGGCCCGGAGCTTCCTGCAACAGATGG CCTGTGCCCTCCAGTTTCTTCATGAGCGAAACATCTCCCACCTGGACTTGAAACCTCAGAACATCCTGCTCAGTGGCTCCGTCCTTAAACTCGCAG ATTTTGGTTTCGCCCAGTACATGTCACCATGGGATGAGCAGAGTGTCCTAAGAGGTTCTCCTCTTTATATGGCTCCTGAGATGGTGTGCCGACGCCAGTATGACTCCAGGGTGGATCTCTGGTCAGTAGGAGTCATTCTCTATG AGGCACTGTTTGGGCGGGCACCATTTGCATCGAGATCATACGCTGAATTGGAGGAGAAGATCCGGAGTAACCAACCTATTGAG CTCCCTCCTGGGGCCAGGGTATCCAAGGACTGCAGGGACCTTCTGTTGCGGCTGCTAGAGAGAAATCCAGATGCCCGGATCACCTTTGCAGAGTTTTTCACCCACCCTTTTGTAGATATGGAGCATATGCCGAGTGCAGAGAGCCTAGTGAAAGCG AAAGAGCTGGTCCTGCAGGCCGTTCAGAAGGACCAGGAAGGGGAGAGGtccgctgctctctctctttactGCAGTGCCCTGGAGCACTTTGTCCCCTCTATTCACT ACGAGACAGACCGACAACGTAAAGATGCCCTCAGGCAGAAG GTCAGCCAGTATGTGTCCAGAGCCGAGGAGCTGAAAGCCCTGGTGGCCTCAGACAACAGACGGAGCTTTGAGGAGGCCCGGACGTCCAGGGATGTTCTCCGAG AAATGTCTCGAGACCAACCACGACTGCTGGCTGCTCTGGAGGTGGCTTCTGCTGCCATTGCTAAG GAGGAGAGTGGAATGGATGATCATGAGGCCCTGGATGTGTACCAACAGTGCTTAGGAGAACTACTGTTGGCACTAGCAG
- the ulk3 gene encoding serine/threonine-protein kinase ULK3 isoform X1, with product MASNSSFAPPKLSDFILTERLGSGTYATVYKAYRKGDSREVVAVKVVGKKSLNRASTENLLTEIEILKTMRHPHIVQLKDFQWDADNIYLIMEWCSGGDLCRFIRSRRILPERVARSFLQQMACALQFLHERNISHLDLKPQNILLSGSVLKLADFGFAQYMSPWDEQSVLRGSPLYMAPEMVCRRQYDSRVDLWSVGVILYEALFGRAPFASRSYAELEEKIRSNQPIELPPGARVSKDCRDLLLRLLERNPDARITFAEFFTHPFVDMEHMPSAESLVKAKELVLQAVQKDQEGERSAALSLYCSALEHFVPSIHYETDRQRKDALRQKVSQYVSRAEELKALVASDNRRSFEEARTSRDVLREMSRDQPRLLAALEVASAAIAKEESGMDDHEALDVYQQCLGELLLALAAEPQGRRRELLHSEIKSLMTRAEYLKKHIKMQENQRDVSLDRESLADSVRSSCCLQ from the exons ATGGCTTCAAACTCCAGCTTTGCTCCTCCAAAACTGTCCGACTTCATCCTCACAGAGCGGCTGGGCAGTGGTACCTATGCTACCGTCTACAAAGCCTACAGAAAG GGGGACAGTCGAGAGGTGGTGGCAGTGAAGGTGGTTGGGAAGAAGAGTCTAAACAGGGCATCTACAGAAAACCTGCTCACAGAGATTGAAATCCTCAAGACGATGCGTCACCCTCATATAGTCCAGCTAAAAGACTTTCAG TGGGATGCTGATAATATTTATCTGATCATGGAGTGGTGTTCTGGTGGAGATCTCTGCCGCTTCATTCGCAGCCGCAGGATTTTACCGGAGAGGGTGGCCCGGAGCTTCCTGCAACAGATGG CCTGTGCCCTCCAGTTTCTTCATGAGCGAAACATCTCCCACCTGGACTTGAAACCTCAGAACATCCTGCTCAGTGGCTCCGTCCTTAAACTCGCAG ATTTTGGTTTCGCCCAGTACATGTCACCATGGGATGAGCAGAGTGTCCTAAGAGGTTCTCCTCTTTATATGGCTCCTGAGATGGTGTGCCGACGCCAGTATGACTCCAGGGTGGATCTCTGGTCAGTAGGAGTCATTCTCTATG AGGCACTGTTTGGGCGGGCACCATTTGCATCGAGATCATACGCTGAATTGGAGGAGAAGATCCGGAGTAACCAACCTATTGAG CTCCCTCCTGGGGCCAGGGTATCCAAGGACTGCAGGGACCTTCTGTTGCGGCTGCTAGAGAGAAATCCAGATGCCCGGATCACCTTTGCAGAGTTTTTCACCCACCCTTTTGTAGATATGGAGCATATGCCGAGTGCAGAGAGCCTAGTGAAAGCG AAAGAGCTGGTCCTGCAGGCCGTTCAGAAGGACCAGGAAGGGGAGAGGtccgctgctctctctctttactGCAGTGCCCTGGAGCACTTTGTCCCCTCTATTCACT ACGAGACAGACCGACAACGTAAAGATGCCCTCAGGCAGAAG GTCAGCCAGTATGTGTCCAGAGCCGAGGAGCTGAAAGCCCTGGTGGCCTCAGACAACAGACGGAGCTTTGAGGAGGCCCGGACGTCCAGGGATGTTCTCCGAG AAATGTCTCGAGACCAACCACGACTGCTGGCTGCTCTGGAGGTGGCTTCTGCTGCCATTGCTAAG GAGGAGAGTGGAATGGATGATCATGAGGCCCTGGATGTGTACCAACAGTGCTTAGGAGAACTACTGTTGGCACTAGCAG CCGAGCCCCAGGGTCGCAGGAGAGAGCTGCTCCACAGCGAG
- the tars3 gene encoding threonine--tRNA ligase 1, cytoplasmic isoform X2 → MAECLAARLSAQEEQIRLLSKEISTLRDGLSRGLDAVGAAAVSPEVESLRTENEKLNYRLLHLRRALRAELEQEETQGKKQQGVKCGKAPEKNHSKEEQTNNRANKKVATPDTKPGDKNKKEKKQDKGQGNGAVKEKSLPGYVAERLSLYEELKRESDSLLAKRAADSKPITVELPDGRKVAGKAWVTTPYQLACDISQGLADNAVISRVNGELWDLDRPLERDCSLEILRFDNEDAQAVYWHSSAHILGEAMEHFYGGCLCYGPPIENGFYYDMFLDGQKGVSSTEFGDLETLCKAVVKEKQPFERLEISKETLLKMFKYNKFKCRILNEKVSTPTTTVYRCGPLIDLCRGPHVRHTGKIKAMKIYKNSSTYWEGRSDMETLQRIYGISFPDSKMLKEWERFQEEAKNRDHRKIGKDQELFFFHDLSPGSCFFMPRGAYIYNTLTEFIRDEYWRRGFQEVASPNIYNSKLWETSGHWQHYSENMFSFPVEDDIFALKPMNCPGHCLMFSHRPRSWRELPLRLADFGVLHRNELSGTLTGLTRVRRFQQDDAHIFCTMDQIESEMKGCLDFLRCVYDVFGFSFQLYLSTRPEKYLGDIAVWNQAEKQLENSLNEFGEPWKLNPGDGAFYGPKIDIKIKDAIGRYHQCATIQLDFQLPIRFNLTFVGKDGDDKARPVIIHRAILGSVERMIAILTENYAGKWPLWLSPRQVMLVPVNPSCEDYAKRVCKQFTEGGFMADADLDSSCLLNKKIRNAQLAQYNFILVVGEKEKMTNGVNVRTRDNKVHGELSVAEVLARLTLLKQCRCPNAEEEF, encoded by the exons ATGGCGGAGTGCTTGGCCGCACGTTTGTCCGCCCAGGAGGAGCAAATTCGGCTCCTCTCCAAAGAGATCTCCACTCTCCGGGATGGATTGAGTCGAGGTCTGGATGCCGTCGGTGCTGCGGCGGTCTCCCCAGAAGTGGAGAGCCTGCGGACCGAAAATGAGAAGCTGAATTACCGGCTGCTGCATCTCCGACGGGCTCTGCGGGCGGAGCTGGAGCAGGAGGAGACGCAGGGAAAGAAACAACAAGGAGTGAAGTGTGGCAAAGCTCCGGAGAAAAACCACAGCAAAGAGGAGCAGACGAACAACCGAGCTAATAAAAAG GTGGCAACCCCGGATACCAAACCAGGTGACAAAaacaagaaggagaagaagcagGATAAAGGACAAGGAAACGGAGCTGTGAAAGAG AAGTCGTTGCCTGGATACGTTGCTGAGCGTCTCAGCCTCTACGAGGAGCTGAAGAGGGAGAGTGATTCCCTGCTGGCAAAGAGAGCTGCTGACAGCAAGCCCATTACCGTGGAGTTGCCAGACGGACGTAAGGTGGCGGGCAAAGCTTGGGTCACCACACCATACCAGTTGGCTTGTGATATCAG CCAGGGCCTGGCTGACAACGCTGTGATTTCTCGGGTGAATGGGGAGCTTTGGGACCTGGACAGACCACTCGAGCGGGACTGCTCTCTTGAGATTTTGCGCTTTGACAATGAGGATGCTCAGGCT GTGTATTGGCACTCCAGTGCCCACATTTTGGGGGAGGCAATGGAGCACTTTTATGGAGGATGTTTGTGTTATGGACCCCCCATTGAGAATGGTTTCTATTATGACATGTTCCTGGATGGACAGAA GGGAGTGTCCAGCACTGAATTTGGGGATCTGGAGACTTTGTGTAAGGCTGTGGTGAAGGAAAAACAGCCATTTGAGAGGCTTGAGATCAGCAAGGAGACTCTGTTGAAGATGTTTAAG TACAACAAATTCAAGTGCCGCATTCTGAATGAGAAAGTCAGCACCCCCACTACTACAGTCTACAG ATGTGGGCCCTTGATTGACTTGTGCAGAGGTCCCCATGTCAGACATACAGGCAAGATCAAGGCCATGAAGATCTACAAG AACTCTTCAACCTACTGGGAGGGCCGCTCTGACATGGAGACTTTACAGAGGATCTATGGGATTTCCTTCCCAGACTCAAAGATGCTGAAGGAGTGGGAACGTTTCCAGGAGGAGGCCAAGAATCGAGACCATCGCAAGATTGGCAAA GATCAGGAGCTGTTCTTCTTCCATGATCTCAGCCCTGGCAGTTGTTTCTTCATGCCACGCGGAGCCTACATCTACAATACACTCACCGAGTTCATCAGG gATGAGTACTGGAGAAGAGGCTTTCAGGAAGTAGCCTCCCCCAACATCTATAACAGCAAACTGTGGGAGACATCTGGCCACTGGCAACACTACAGCGAAAACATGTTCTCCTTCCCCGTGGAAGACGACATCTTTGCACTCAAGCCCATGAACTGCCCCGGACACTG TCTGATGTTCAGCCACAGGCCTCGCTCGTGGAGGGAGCTTCCTCTGAGGCTGGCAGATTTCGGGGTACTCCACAGAAATGAGCTGTCAGGAACACTAACTGGGCTGACCAGAGTGCGGCGTTTCCAGCAGGATGACGCTCACATTTTCTGCACCATGGATCAG ATCGAGTCCGAGATGAAGGGCTGTCTGGACTTCCTCCGCTGTGTTTACGATGTGTTCGGATTCTCCTTCCAGCTGTACCTCTCCACTCGTCCAGAGAAGTATCTGGGTGACATCGCCGTGTGGAACCAGGCTGAAAAG CAACTGGAGAACAGCCTGAATGAGTTTGGGGAGCCATGGAAACTCAACCCTGGAGACGGTGCTTTTTATGGACCTAAG ATTGACATTAAGATCAAAGATGCAATTGGACGTTACCACCAGTGTGCAACCATTCAGCTGGACTTCCAGCTGCCTATCCGCTTCAACCTGACATTTGTGGG GAAGGATGGGGATGACAAAGCCCGACCAGTCATCATCCACCGTGCCATCTTGGGCTCAGTGGAGAGGATGATTGCCATTCTCACAGAGAACTATGCAGGCAAATG GCCTCTGTGGCTCTCTCCACGTCAGGTGATGTTAGTGCCTGTCAACCCTTCCTGTGAGGATTATGCGAAGAGG GTGTGTAAGCAGTTTACCGAAGGTGGTTTCATGGCAGATGCTGACCTAGACTCCAGCTGTCTTCTAAACAAGAAAATCCGCAATGCTCAGTTGGCCCAATATAACTTCATTCTTG TGGTcggagagaaggagaagatGACTAACGGCGTCAATGTGCGCACGAGGGACAACAAAGTCCACGGAGAACTGTCGGTGGCCGAGGTGCTGGCTCGACTGACCCTGCTCAAACAATGCCGCTGTCCAAACGCGGAGGAGGAGTTCTGA